From one Triticum aestivum cultivar Chinese Spring chromosome 4B, IWGSC CS RefSeq v2.1, whole genome shotgun sequence genomic stretch:
- the LOC123092452 gene encoding protein trichome birefringence-like 28: MQQRRKSVFGSAPYAMKQAALGAGVAARKNGTPLSMAAVVFSLFVFATFLYNEDIKSIADFPFGAGAGALRAKSPDLHLLQEAEAAAHQAVTTLAMRGEEAIVRVLDAPAAGALLPVANAGAGNGKNATGAGVVVAKTSAASNGNANTVGANAGKEEEGQEKDRDVTLPNVTGGGGAEEAKRREDEEAAERASTAKAAAATAAALRTVVSVPATCDLYRGSWVYDEVNAPVYKETQCEFLTEQVTCMRNGRRDDSYQKWRWQPTDCDLPRFDARLLLERLRNKRLMFVGDSLNRNQWESMVCLVQSAIPKGHKTLTKFVNNGSSNVFYAHDYNATVEFYWAPFLVESNSDNPKVHSVPDRVIQWHSIAKHAKNWVGVDYLVFNTYIWWLSALDMKVLKKGSFDEGATEYEEVDRPVAYSEVLKTWAKWVDRNIDPNSTTVFFMGMSPNHITPEAWGNQGGIKCAMETQPIANRSATLDVGTDWRLYAGAQDVLKTFRRVPVHFVDITALSELRKDAHTSVHTLRQGKLLTPEQQANPKTYADCIHWCLPGLPDTWNQFLYARILSSPSTQHQQ; encoded by the exons ATGCAGCAGCGGCGCAAGTCGGTGTTTGGGTCGGCGCCCTACGCGATGAAGCAGGCCGCGCTGGGGGCGGGCGTGGCGGCGCGCAAGAACGGCACGCCGCTCTCCATGGCGGCCGTGGTGTTCTCGCTCTTCGTCTTCGCCACCTTCCTCTACAACGAGGACATCAAGTCCATCGCCGACTTCCccttcggcgccggcgccggcgcgctccGCGCCAAGTCCCCCGACCTCCACCTCCTgcaggaggccgaggccgccgcgcACCAGGCCGTCACCACCCTCGCCATGCGCGGGGAGGAGGCCATCGTGCGTGTCCTCGACGCGCCCGCCGCCGGGGCCCTTCTTCCGGTAGCCAACGCGGGCGCCGGTAACGGCAAGAACGCCACCGGGGCCGGGGTGGTGGTGGCCAAGACCAGCGCCGCCTCCAACGGCAACGCCAACACGGTCGGCGCCAATGCCggcaaggaggaggaggggcaGGAGAAGGACAGGGACGTGACGCTCCCGAACGtgacgggaggcggcggcgcggaggaggctAAGCGgcgggaggacgaggaggcggccgAGCGGGCGTCGACGGCGAAGGccgccgcggcgacggcggcggcgctgcggaCGGTGGTGAGCGTGCCGGCGACGTGCGACCTGTACCGCGGCAGCTGGGTGTACGACGAGGTGAACGCGCCGGTGTACAAGGAGACGCAGTGCGAGTTCCTGACGGAGCAGGTGACCTGCATGCGCAACGGCCGCCGCGACGACTCGTATCAGAAGTGGCGGTGGCAGCCGACCGACTGCGACCTCCCCCG GTTCGACGCTCGCCTGCTGCTGGAGCGGCTGCGCAACAAGCGGCTGATGTTCGTGGGAGATTCGCTGAACCGGAACCAGTGGGAGTCGATGGTGTGCCTGGTCCAGTCGGCGATCCCCAAGGGCCACAAGACCCTCACCAAGTTCGTCAACAACGGATCCAGCAACGTCTTCTACGCACAC GATTACAACGCGACGGTGGAGTTCTACTGGGCGCCGTTCCtggtggagtccaactcggacaaCCCCAAGGTGCACAGCGTCCCGGACCGGGTCATACAGTGGCACTCCATCGCCAAGCACGCCAAGAACTGGGTCGGCGTCGACTACCTCGTCTTCAACACCTACATCTGGTGGCTCAGCGCGCTCGACATGAAAGTCCT GAAAAAAGGGTCGTTCGACGAGGGCGCTACCGAGTACGAGGAGGTGGACCGGCCCGTGGCGTACAGCGAGGTGCTCAAGACGTGGGCCAAGTGGGTCGACCGCAACATTGACCCCAACAGCACCACCGTCTTCTTCATGGGAATGTCACCCAACCACATCAC GCCGGAGGCATGGGGCAACCAGGGCGGCATCAAGTGCGCAATGGAGACGCAGCCGATCGCGAACCGGAGCGCGACGCTGGACGTGGGCACGGACTGGCGCCTCTACGCGGGCGCCCAGGACGTGCTCAAGACGTTCCGGCGCGTGCCGGTGCACTTCGTCGACATCACGGCGCTGTCGGAGCTCCGCAAGGACGCGCACACGTCGGTGCACACGCTCCGGCAGGGGAAGCTGCTCACGCCGGAGCAGCAGGCCAACCCCAAGACGTACGCCGACTGCATCCACTGGTGCCTGCCGGGCCTGCCCGACACCTGGAACCAGTTCCTCTACGCCCGCATCCTCTCCAGCCCCTCCACCCAACACCAACAGTAG